A single window of Pygocentrus nattereri isolate fPygNat1 chromosome 24, fPygNat1.pri, whole genome shotgun sequence DNA harbors:
- the LOC108439302 gene encoding serotriflin isoform X3 produces MFVWSVCMLTLIHMSSACSVSDAICTNLTAVQEEIVNLHNAFRRSVVPQASNMLKMSWSKEAAVSAQNWVNTCSMKHGPPSTRMLGTYEMGENLFKSTGMFAWTAVVTAWHSEVVDYEYPTGSINGEPIGHYTQVVWYGSYEVGCGVAKCGSNYFYACHYYRAGNFKGVPPYSKGEPCSACPDACEDGLCTNPCPYIDRYANCPSIKEDYTCEDDIVKKYCPAICLCENKVIPIAKK; encoded by the exons ATGTTTGTGTGGAGTGTTTGCATGCTGACTCTGATTCATATGAGCAGTGCCTGCAGTGTG TCAG ATGCAATCTGTACAAACCTCACCGCTGTTCAGGAGGAGATCGTCAACTTGCACAACGCGTTCCGGAGATCAGTCGTTCCACAAGCCAGCAACATGctgaaaatg AGCTGGAGCAAGGAAGCAGCAGTCTCAGCTCAGAACTGGGTCAACACCTGCTCTATGAAACATGGCCCGCCAAGCACTCGCATGCTCGGAA CATATGAAATGGGTGAAAACCTGTTTAAAAGCACTGGCATGTTCGCCTGGACTGCGGTTGTGACAGCATGGCACAGTGAAGTCGTCGATTACGAGTACCCCACTGGATCCATCAACGGAGAGCCCATTGGCCATTACACTCAA GTGGTGTGGTACGGCTCGTACGAGGTCGGCTGCGGAGTGGCCAAGTGTGGAAGCAACTACTTCTACGCCTGCCATTACTATCGAGC AGGGAATTTCAAAGGAGTGCCTCCGTACTCAAAGGGAGAACCCTGCTCGGCCTGTCCAGACGCCTGTGAGGACGGCTTGTGCA CCAACCCCTGCCCTTACATCGACAGATACGCCAACTGCCCTTCCATAAAAGAAGACTACACATGTGAGGACGACATTGTGAAGAAGTACTGCCCCGCCATCTGCCTGTGCGAAAACAAGGTCATCCCCATCGCCAAGAAGTGA
- the LOC108439302 gene encoding serotriflin isoform X1 — protein sequence MQVCSMILMFVIQVLALLCVFRSYTFDTMFVWSVCMLTLIHMSSACSVSDAICTNLTAVQEEIVNLHNAFRRSVVPQASNMLKMSWSKEAAVSAQNWVNTCSMKHGPPSTRMLGTYEMGENLFKSTGMFAWTAVVTAWHSEVVDYEYPTGSINGEPIGHYTQVVWYGSYEVGCGVAKCGSNYFYACHYYRAGNFKGVPPYSKGEPCSACPDACEDGLCTNPCPYIDRYANCPSIKEDYTCEDDIVKKYCPAICLCENKVIPIAKK from the exons ATGCAAGTGTGTTCAATGATCCTCATGTTTGTAATACAAGTGCTCGCCCTGCTCTGCGTTTTCAGGAGCTACACCTTCGACACAATGTTTGTGTGGAGTGTTTGCATGCTGACTCTGATTCATATGAGCAGTGCCTGCAGTGTG TCAG ATGCAATCTGTACAAACCTCACCGCTGTTCAGGAGGAGATCGTCAACTTGCACAACGCGTTCCGGAGATCAGTCGTTCCACAAGCCAGCAACATGctgaaaatg AGCTGGAGCAAGGAAGCAGCAGTCTCAGCTCAGAACTGGGTCAACACCTGCTCTATGAAACATGGCCCGCCAAGCACTCGCATGCTCGGAA CATATGAAATGGGTGAAAACCTGTTTAAAAGCACTGGCATGTTCGCCTGGACTGCGGTTGTGACAGCATGGCACAGTGAAGTCGTCGATTACGAGTACCCCACTGGATCCATCAACGGAGAGCCCATTGGCCATTACACTCAA GTGGTGTGGTACGGCTCGTACGAGGTCGGCTGCGGAGTGGCCAAGTGTGGAAGCAACTACTTCTACGCCTGCCATTACTATCGAGC AGGGAATTTCAAAGGAGTGCCTCCGTACTCAAAGGGAGAACCCTGCTCGGCCTGTCCAGACGCCTGTGAGGACGGCTTGTGCA CCAACCCCTGCCCTTACATCGACAGATACGCCAACTGCCCTTCCATAAAAGAAGACTACACATGTGAGGACGACATTGTGAAGAAGTACTGCCCCGCCATCTGCCTGTGCGAAAACAAGGTCATCCCCATCGCCAAGAAGTGA
- the LOC108439302 gene encoding serotriflin isoform X2 has translation MSRSYTFDTMFVWSVCMLTLIHMSSACSVSDAICTNLTAVQEEIVNLHNAFRRSVVPQASNMLKMSWSKEAAVSAQNWVNTCSMKHGPPSTRMLGTYEMGENLFKSTGMFAWTAVVTAWHSEVVDYEYPTGSINGEPIGHYTQVVWYGSYEVGCGVAKCGSNYFYACHYYRAGNFKGVPPYSKGEPCSACPDACEDGLCTNPCPYIDRYANCPSIKEDYTCEDDIVKKYCPAICLCENKVIPIAKK, from the exons GAGCTACACCTTCGACACAATGTTTGTGTGGAGTGTTTGCATGCTGACTCTGATTCATATGAGCAGTGCCTGCAGTGTG TCAG ATGCAATCTGTACAAACCTCACCGCTGTTCAGGAGGAGATCGTCAACTTGCACAACGCGTTCCGGAGATCAGTCGTTCCACAAGCCAGCAACATGctgaaaatg AGCTGGAGCAAGGAAGCAGCAGTCTCAGCTCAGAACTGGGTCAACACCTGCTCTATGAAACATGGCCCGCCAAGCACTCGCATGCTCGGAA CATATGAAATGGGTGAAAACCTGTTTAAAAGCACTGGCATGTTCGCCTGGACTGCGGTTGTGACAGCATGGCACAGTGAAGTCGTCGATTACGAGTACCCCACTGGATCCATCAACGGAGAGCCCATTGGCCATTACACTCAA GTGGTGTGGTACGGCTCGTACGAGGTCGGCTGCGGAGTGGCCAAGTGTGGAAGCAACTACTTCTACGCCTGCCATTACTATCGAGC AGGGAATTTCAAAGGAGTGCCTCCGTACTCAAAGGGAGAACCCTGCTCGGCCTGTCCAGACGCCTGTGAGGACGGCTTGTGCA CCAACCCCTGCCCTTACATCGACAGATACGCCAACTGCCCTTCCATAAAAGAAGACTACACATGTGAGGACGACATTGTGAAGAAGTACTGCCCCGCCATCTGCCTGTGCGAAAACAAGGTCATCCCCATCGCCAAGAAGTGA